The Paraphotobacterium marinum genome contains a region encoding:
- a CDS encoding dicarboxylate/amino acid:cation symporter — translation MFLGILAGFIIRNIFSDFQVVDEYIVNGLFNIGGAIFVASLKMLVVPLVFVSLVCGTSNLKDIKSLGRLGSKTLLLYILTTAVAITIALLMAIIFKPGVGADLKSSSVFKSEAAPELGEVFINMFPTNPINAMAQGNTLQIIVFAILFGIAVSAAGNHGERARSAFEDLNEIIMKLVTILMLVAPYGVFFLMAKLFSTIGLSAIYNLISYFLLVAITLIIHALLTYSIILKSFTGLSPITFFKKMEDALLFAFSTSSSNATLPVTMETTTHRMGASNKVASFTVPLGATINMDGTAIMQGVATVFISQAFNIDLSLTDYLMVIVTATLASIGTAGVPGVGLIMLAMVLNQVGLPVEGIALIMGVDRLLDMMRTAVNITGDSVVTCIVAKSENQLDLDKFKDPNAGSEDEEIHLHD, via the coding sequence ATGTTCCTAGGAATCCTTGCAGGTTTCATAATAAGAAATATTTTTAGTGACTTTCAAGTTGTTGATGAATATATTGTAAATGGTCTATTTAATATAGGTGGTGCAATTTTTGTTGCGAGTTTAAAAATGTTGGTGGTTCCGCTTGTCTTCGTCTCATTAGTTTGTGGAACGAGTAATCTCAAAGACATTAAAAGTTTGGGCAGACTTGGTAGCAAAACATTACTCCTTTATATCCTAACTACGGCAGTAGCCATTACAATTGCTCTACTTATGGCTATTATTTTTAAGCCTGGAGTTGGGGCTGATTTAAAATCGAGCTCAGTATTTAAGTCTGAAGCTGCGCCCGAATTAGGTGAAGTATTTATAAACATGTTCCCAACGAATCCAATTAATGCAATGGCACAAGGGAATACACTTCAAATAATTGTTTTTGCAATACTCTTTGGAATAGCAGTCAGTGCAGCAGGAAATCATGGAGAGAGAGCCAGAAGTGCTTTTGAAGATTTGAATGAGATAATTATGAAATTGGTTACCATATTGATGCTTGTAGCTCCTTACGGGGTATTTTTCTTAATGGCAAAGCTTTTTTCAACTATTGGTTTAAGTGCTATTTATAATTTAATTAGTTATTTTCTTTTAGTCGCTATCACATTGATAATTCACGCCTTATTAACCTATAGCATAATTCTTAAATCTTTTACGGGCTTAAGTCCGATCACCTTTTTTAAGAAAATGGAAGATGCTTTGTTGTTCGCATTTTCAACTTCATCATCCAATGCAACGTTGCCTGTAACAATGGAAACAACGACTCATAGAATGGGGGCTAGCAATAAGGTTGCCTCATTTACAGTACCTCTTGGCGCAACAATCAATATGGATGGTACTGCAATTATGCAAGGGGTTGCTACTGTGTTTATATCACAAGCCTTCAACATAGATTTATCTTTGACTGATTATTTGATGGTGATTGTTACTGCAACATTAGCATCAATAGGAACTGCTGGCGTTCCAGGGGTAGGATTAATCATGTTGGCTATGGTCTTAAACCAAGTTGGTTTACCTGTGGAAGGTATAGCTCTAATTATGGGGGTAGATAGACTTTTGGATATGATGCGCACTGCTGTAAATATAACTGGAGATAGTGTCGTCACCTGCATTGTTGCAAAGTCAGAAAATCAACTCGACTTAGACAAATTTAAAGATCCCAATGCAGGATCTGAAGATGAAGAAATTCATCTTCATGATTAA
- the udk gene encoding uridine kinase, with protein sequence MSKTYLKNVIIGISGASASGKSLITKTIYNELKTKVGDDQIGIITEDRYYRSQDHLTMDERIKTNYDHPSSLDHDLLCEHLEILLSGGEVDLPIYNYAEHTREKFTTKMEPKKVIILEGILLLTDSRLRKLMQASIFMDTPLDICLLRRLQRDILERGRTMDSVMDQYKKTVRPMFLQFIEPSKQYADIIVPRGGKNRIAVDVLKAHISKLIKAN encoded by the coding sequence ATGTCAAAAACATATTTAAAAAATGTAATCATCGGAATTTCAGGAGCTTCGGCATCTGGGAAAAGCTTGATTACAAAAACCATTTATAATGAGCTTAAAACTAAGGTTGGAGATGATCAAATTGGAATTATTACAGAAGATCGGTATTATAGATCCCAAGATCATCTTACTATGGATGAAAGAATAAAAACGAATTATGATCATCCTAGTTCTTTGGATCATGATTTATTGTGTGAACATTTAGAAATTTTGTTATCAGGTGGTGAAGTTGATCTACCCATTTACAATTATGCTGAGCATACACGTGAAAAATTTACCACAAAAATGGAGCCCAAAAAAGTTATTATTTTAGAAGGGATACTTCTTCTAACTGATAGTAGACTACGAAAACTAATGCAGGCAAGCATTTTCATGGATACACCTTTGGATATTTGTTTGTTAAGAAGACTTCAAAGAGATATTCTTGAAAGAGGTCGTACAATGGATTCTGTTATGGATCAATATAAGAAGACTGTTAGGCCGATGTTCCTCCAGTTTATAGAACCATCTAAACAGTATGCAGATATCATTGTTCCTAGAGGTGGAAAAAACAGGATAGCTGTTGATGTTTTGAAGGCACATATATCAAAATTAATTAAAGCGAATTAG
- the lolA gene encoding outer membrane lipoprotein chaperone LolA: protein MVIKYFRNFNFVCFFSIFLCFISLNANAISAKNELEKRLSKYSSFSASFLQQVQDMNGSTIVKGSGTIQIKKPSLFKLNTYKPDPNTLISDGRNVWYYDPFVQQVTVQTFKRVQSSTPLALLTQNNPKTWDEYIIKSNGNSFNIIPKRKGQITEMSITINKLGAIQKFSFKSKNGQTTEYSFYKFKEANFSYNNFKFKLPKNTNLVDRR, encoded by the coding sequence ATGGTTATCAAATATTTTAGAAATTTTAATTTTGTATGTTTTTTTTCAATTTTTCTTTGCTTCATTAGTTTAAATGCAAATGCTATTTCTGCTAAGAACGAACTAGAAAAGAGGTTAAGTAAATATTCTTCATTCTCGGCAAGCTTTCTCCAACAAGTGCAAGATATGAATGGTAGTACCATAGTAAAAGGTTCTGGTACGATTCAGATAAAAAAACCAAGTTTATTTAAGTTAAACACTTACAAGCCAGATCCAAATACTCTTATTTCGGATGGAAGAAATGTTTGGTACTATGATCCGTTTGTTCAGCAGGTAACAGTGCAAACCTTTAAAAGAGTTCAATCGTCGACGCCATTAGCCCTATTAACACAAAATAATCCCAAAACTTGGGATGAATATATAATTAAATCGAATGGAAATAGTTTTAACATTATACCGAAGCGTAAAGGACAAATTACAGAAATGTCTATTACTATAAATAAATTAGGAGCAATACAAAAGTTTAGTTTTAAAAGTAAAAATGGACAGACAACTGAATACAGTTTTTACAAATTTAAAGAAGCAAACTTCTCATATAATAATTTTAAATTTAAGTTACCAAAAAACACAAATTTAGTAGATAGAAGATAG
- the serS gene encoding serine--tRNA ligase → MLDSKLLRTNLDMVASKLLRRGFSFDKEYYQQLELKRKSIQQETEDLQAFRNLKSKEIGKAKASGNEAEVKKILEEVSNLGNELNDKKNSLDSIQNELKKIELSLPNIPSDDVPDGTDESQNEEILRWGQPTIFNFDIKDHVELGEKNDFLNFPLAVKLSGSRFNVMKSQFAKLHRALTQFMLNTHVEEHGYTEYYVPYLVNQDTMFGSGQFPKFMEDVFPIKREDQHDLFLIPTAEVSLVNLVRDELLNDSSLPLKLTTHSPCFRSEAGSYGRDTRGLIRQHQFDKVEMVQVVHPEESEQALEEMTGHAEKILQLLELPYRKMLLCAGDMGASAIKTYDLEVWVPSQNTYREISSCSNCADFQARRMKTRFKSKASNKTELVHTLNGSGLAVGRTLVAIIENYQMEDGRIKVPNALKPYLNGVEFIN, encoded by the coding sequence ATGCTTGATTCTAAATTATTGAGAACTAACCTTGATATGGTTGCTTCTAAACTTTTGAGAAGAGGATTCTCATTTGATAAAGAATATTATCAACAACTAGAGCTAAAAAGAAAATCTATACAGCAAGAAACAGAAGATTTACAGGCTTTTCGTAACCTTAAATCTAAGGAAATAGGGAAAGCCAAAGCTTCTGGAAATGAGGCTGAAGTTAAAAAAATATTAGAGGAAGTCTCTAATTTAGGGAATGAGCTAAATGATAAAAAAAACTCACTAGATTCAATACAAAATGAACTTAAAAAAATTGAACTTAGTTTGCCAAATATTCCATCAGATGATGTGCCTGACGGCACTGATGAAAGTCAAAATGAAGAAATTTTAAGATGGGGTCAACCTACTATATTCAACTTTGACATCAAAGATCATGTTGAGTTAGGTGAAAAGAATGATTTTCTGAATTTTCCATTGGCAGTGAAGCTTTCTGGTTCCAGGTTTAATGTTATGAAGTCTCAATTTGCCAAGTTACATCGTGCACTTACACAGTTTATGTTAAATACACACGTTGAAGAACATGGATATACAGAATATTATGTCCCATACTTAGTAAACCAAGATACTATGTTCGGATCTGGTCAATTTCCCAAATTTATGGAAGATGTATTTCCAATCAAAAGAGAAGATCAGCATGATTTGTTTTTAATTCCAACAGCTGAAGTTTCACTTGTTAATTTGGTAAGGGATGAATTATTGAATGATTCAAGTTTACCGTTAAAGTTAACAACTCATTCTCCATGTTTTCGATCAGAGGCAGGTTCATATGGAAGAGATACAAGAGGATTAATAAGACAACATCAGTTCGATAAAGTTGAAATGGTACAAGTAGTTCATCCAGAAGAATCTGAGCAAGCTTTGGAAGAAATGACGGGGCATGCGGAGAAAATTTTACAGTTATTGGAATTACCTTACAGAAAGATGCTCTTATGTGCTGGTGATATGGGAGCCTCTGCGATTAAAACGTATGACTTGGAAGTGTGGGTTCCATCTCAAAATACATATAGAGAAATATCTTCATGCTCCAATTGTGCAGACTTTCAAGCAAGAAGAATGAAAACGCGTTTTAAAAGTAAAGCATCGAATAAAACAGAGCTAGTTCACACATTAAACGGTTCAGGTTTGGCAGTAGGCCGGACTTTGGTAGCAATTATTGAAAACTATCAGATGGAAGATGGTCGTATAAAAGTACCCAATGCCCTAAAACCTTACTTAAATGGTGTGGAATTTATTAATTAA
- the apbC gene encoding iron-sulfur cluster carrier protein ApbC: MKKNTNSEDYSPINLKSFIEQFKHPFLIKGWTENCKVTVSDDVLIIVFPFLVKSIKEQLEEWLLQNLASYTAKNFKEIKIVSDIAVMKPGNDIAKIKNIKNIIAVSSAKGGVGKSTTSINLAVALNKLGANVGVLDADIYGPSIPILIGERNTEIMSVDSQTMLPVHKYDIFFNSIGFIIPEEKAAVWRGPMASKALKQILNDTDWPQLDYLIVDMPPGTGDIQITMAQNIPLTSSVIVTTPQDLSLADAQKGLSMFKSVNVETLGLIENMSFYICPKCGNKDYLFGEDSTEMFAKNGKVPILGKLPLTKKIMESSSRGKPIVWDDPQLNESMQYLDIAEKISASMFWKGVPLEKEISVKTIL; the protein is encoded by the coding sequence ATGAAAAAAAACACCAATTCGGAGGATTACTCTCCGATAAATTTGAAGAGCTTTATTGAACAATTTAAGCATCCTTTTTTAATAAAAGGTTGGACTGAAAATTGTAAAGTAACCGTAAGTGATGATGTTTTGATAATTGTTTTTCCTTTTTTGGTTAAAAGTATAAAAGAACAATTAGAAGAATGGCTTTTACAAAATCTCGCCAGTTATACTGCTAAGAACTTTAAAGAAATAAAGATTGTTTCAGATATAGCTGTTATGAAACCAGGTAATGATATTGCCAAAATTAAAAATATAAAGAATATTATTGCTGTAAGCTCTGCTAAAGGTGGGGTCGGAAAGTCAACGACTTCGATAAATTTAGCTGTAGCTTTAAATAAACTAGGTGCAAATGTTGGTGTGTTAGACGCTGACATATATGGTCCGTCAATACCAATCTTAATTGGGGAGCGAAATACAGAAATTATGTCAGTGGATTCGCAAACTATGTTACCAGTTCACAAATATGACATTTTTTTTAATTCAATTGGTTTCATTATACCCGAAGAAAAAGCTGCTGTTTGGAGAGGACCTATGGCCTCGAAAGCATTAAAACAAATTTTAAATGACACAGATTGGCCACAATTAGATTACTTGATAGTAGATATGCCACCAGGTACTGGAGACATTCAAATAACAATGGCTCAGAATATACCTTTAACTTCATCGGTTATCGTTACAACACCGCAAGACTTATCTTTAGCAGATGCCCAGAAAGGTCTTTCAATGTTTAAAAGTGTTAATGTTGAAACACTAGGTTTAATAGAGAATATGAGTTTTTACATTTGTCCAAAGTGCGGTAATAAAGATTACTTATTTGGTGAAGACTCTACAGAAATGTTTGCGAAAAATGGAAAGGTTCCCATATTGGGTAAGCTTCCTCTAACTAAGAAAATTATGGAATCTTCGAGTAGAGGGAAACCAATAGTTTGGGATGATCCACAATTAAATGAATCTATGCAATATCTTGATATAGCTGAAAAAATATCAGCTTCCATGTTTTGGAAAGGTGTGCCATTAGAAAAAGAAATAAGTGTAAAAACAATTTTATGA
- a CDS encoding SulP family inorganic anion transporter has product MTNQIFKASKSQIKTDILSGLTVAMALIPEAVAFAFVAGVSPTIGLYGAFFMGIMSSIFGGRPGMISGATGAIAVVIVSLVHNHGIEYLFAALLLAGIFQMLFGIFKLGKFIRLVPYPVVIGFVNGLAIVIFLAQINQFREMSPSGKMHWMDTHNLLIMLSLVMLTIAIIQLVPKITKKIPPALVAIVTVTLIVYFSNIPTKTVLDYLINMSGNPNISLQSNLPSFHIPNVNVNFDTLIIILPYSLIIASVGLIESLLTLSLIDDLTETRGQSNKECKGQGLGNIACSFFGGMGGCAMIGQSMINIKSGGRTRLSGIVAAIVFLIFILFGSKIIETIPIAALVGVMFVVVYNTFEWSSFQLVKKVPKSDFFLILAVTFLTVIFDLAIAVISGIIIASLQFCWKQSKNIYASSSLSDDQAKKTYKIHGPLFFGSTHAFKDIFSFNQDPNTILIDFSHSRVCDQSGVEALVFISKKYNDRSKKLKLKHLSSECRLLLKKFDVECEADLLEDPTYKIASDVLD; this is encoded by the coding sequence ATGACCAATCAGATATTTAAAGCCAGTAAATCTCAAATAAAAACAGATATTTTATCAGGACTAACTGTCGCAATGGCCTTAATACCAGAGGCTGTTGCTTTTGCTTTCGTTGCTGGAGTATCACCAACTATTGGACTTTATGGCGCATTTTTCATGGGTATAATGTCATCTATATTTGGTGGCAGACCGGGGATGATCTCAGGGGCAACTGGTGCTATTGCTGTAGTGATAGTCAGCTTAGTTCATAACCACGGTATAGAGTATTTATTTGCTGCCCTTCTCTTAGCTGGTATATTTCAAATGTTATTTGGAATTTTTAAACTTGGTAAATTTATTAGGTTAGTGCCGTATCCGGTTGTAATTGGTTTTGTTAACGGATTAGCTATTGTCATTTTTCTAGCTCAAATAAATCAATTTCGTGAAATGTCACCAAGCGGAAAAATGCATTGGATGGATACACATAACCTTTTAATAATGCTTAGCCTTGTAATGCTTACCATTGCAATAATTCAGCTAGTTCCTAAAATTACAAAAAAAATACCACCTGCATTAGTTGCAATTGTAACAGTTACATTAATTGTATATTTTTCGAACATTCCCACAAAGACGGTGTTAGATTATTTAATTAATATGAGTGGTAATCCTAATATCTCTCTTCAAAGTAACTTACCATCTTTTCATATTCCAAATGTAAATGTGAATTTTGATACGCTAATAATAATTTTACCATATTCATTAATTATTGCCTCTGTTGGACTCATAGAATCACTTTTAACACTATCCCTCATAGACGACTTAACTGAAACTAGAGGTCAAAGTAACAAGGAGTGTAAAGGTCAAGGACTTGGGAATATTGCTTGTTCATTTTTTGGGGGCATGGGTGGATGTGCTATGATTGGGCAATCGATGATTAATATAAAGTCTGGTGGTCGAACTCGTTTATCGGGTATTGTAGCTGCTATCGTCTTTTTAATTTTTATTTTATTTGGATCAAAAATTATTGAAACAATTCCCATTGCTGCCCTTGTTGGTGTGATGTTTGTTGTTGTTTATAATACCTTCGAATGGAGTAGTTTCCAACTTGTAAAAAAAGTTCCTAAAAGTGATTTCTTTCTTATTTTGGCTGTTACTTTTCTGACAGTCATATTTGACTTGGCAATTGCTGTTATTTCTGGGATTATTATTGCTTCACTTCAATTTTGTTGGAAACAATCAAAAAACATTTATGCTTCATCCAGCTTATCAGATGATCAAGCCAAGAAAACATATAAAATACATGGTCCTTTATTCTTTGGTTCAACCCATGCATTCAAGGACATATTTTCATTTAACCAAGATCCTAATACGATATTAATTGACTTTAGTCACTCAAGAGTATGTGACCAGTCTGGTGTCGAGGCTTTGGTTTTCATCTCTAAAAAATATAACGATAGAAGTAAAAAATTAAAGCTAAAACACCTCAGTTCAGAATGTAGATTACTTCTTAAAAAATTTGATGTTGAGTGTGAAGCAGATCTTTTAGAAGATCCCACATATAAAATTGCTTCTGATGTACTAGATTAA
- the cobO gene encoding cob(I)yrinic acid a,c-diamide adenosyltransferase, translating to MNDKNELHKKRQKKIKEKIDLKIAAATVEKGIVLLLTGNGKGKSTAAFGTLARALGHEKSCEVAQFIKGTWDCGEQNLFESLGVKFHTMQSDFTWESQNKEKDKLKAQVVWNKCKELLENENIDLIILDEITYMFQYKYIDINEFIEYLSNRPKSQSVILTGRSAHKKLMPFCDTISTIENTKHAFDNGIKALKGVDW from the coding sequence GTGAATGATAAAAATGAGTTACACAAAAAAAGACAAAAAAAAATAAAAGAAAAAATTGATTTAAAAATAGCTGCTGCGACTGTCGAAAAGGGTATAGTTTTATTGTTAACGGGAAATGGAAAAGGAAAATCAACTGCTGCTTTTGGTACTTTGGCAAGAGCGTTAGGCCATGAAAAATCATGCGAGGTTGCCCAGTTTATTAAAGGTACATGGGATTGCGGAGAACAAAATCTATTTGAATCCCTTGGCGTAAAGTTTCACACCATGCAATCTGATTTTACTTGGGAGTCTCAGAATAAGGAAAAAGATAAATTAAAAGCACAAGTAGTTTGGAATAAATGCAAAGAGCTGTTAGAAAATGAAAATATTGATCTTATTATTCTTGATGAAATTACATATATGTTTCAATACAAATACATAGACATAAACGAGTTCATTGAATACTTAAGCAATAGACCTAAGTCACAATCTGTAATCTTAACTGGACGTTCAGCACATAAAAAATTAATGCCTTTCTGTGATACTATTTCTACAATAGAGAATACAAAACACGCATTTGATAATGGAATAAAAGCTCTTAAAGGCGTAGATTGGTAA